In one Nicotiana tomentosiformis chromosome 6, ASM39032v3, whole genome shotgun sequence genomic region, the following are encoded:
- the LOC104113470 gene encoding uncharacterized protein, with the protein MALTGDRILCNSSTKIPYTQLPFRRPFLLPSSSSTTSWSQGRRSSQFTVLAAKKFTSGKNKRSSISTKEPVKEDEDFVKVNIAIGSEDGGATAAMDDGFVMPQLPGLETDFWEGPQWDGFGFFVQYMWAFGVLFSLIACGIAVATYNDGATDFKATPVYKEAIQSRELLEEPEASNSDVFESNPTEEAPSLE; encoded by the exons ATGGCTCTCACAGGAGACCGAATTCTCTGCAACAGCTCGACAAAAATACCGTACACCCAACTCCCTTTTCGCCGTCCATTCTTACTTCCATCTTCTTCTTCAACAACATCTTGGTCTCAGGGGAGAAGAAGTAGTCAATTCACTGTGTTAGCTGCAAAGAAGTTCACTTCAGGGAAAAACAAGAGAAGTTCAATTTCAACGAAAGAACCAGTAAAAGAAGATGAAGATTTTGTCAAGGTTAATATTGCTATTGGTAGTGAAGATGGGGGTGCAACTGCGGCCATGGATGATGGGTTTGTGATGCCACAGCTTCCTGGACTAGAGACTGACTTTTGGGAAGGTCCTCAATGGGATGGTTTTGGATTCTTTGTTCAGTATATGTGGGCTTTTGGCGTTCTCTTTTCG CTAATTGCATGTGGTATTGCTGTGGCCACATATAACGATGGAGCAACAGATTTCAAGGCTACTCCTGTGTACAAGGAAGCAATTCAATCACGAGAACTTCTTGAAGAACCAGAGGCTTCTAACTCGGATGTATTCGAGTCAAATCCAACTGAAGAGGCACCTAGTTTGGAATAG